From Hylaeus volcanicus isolate JK05 chromosome 2, UHH_iyHylVolc1.0_haploid, whole genome shotgun sequence, the proteins below share one genomic window:
- the LOC128872525 gene encoding xenotropic and polytropic retrovirus receptor 1-like isoform X6, with product MKFTEHLSAHITPEWRKQYVNYEEMKALLYAAVEQAPTADTTESHVLERYFNKFDEKFFHYCDKELAKINTFYSEKLAEATRRFAALNNELSEILSVSEDKQANRKIRYRNNILHKKPVSARKLQELKLAFSEFYLFLILLQNYQNLNFTGFRKILKKHDKLLNIDLGAKWKAEHVDTALFHTHKDIDRLIAETEALVTRDLEHGDRQRAMKRLRVPPLGEQLSPWVTFKVGIFSGAFIVLLIAVILSGVWYRDNNNWRVLCRLYRGPLLMIQFLFLMGINVYGWRSSGVNHVLIFELDPRNHLSEQHIIEMASVFGLVWSLSILGFLYSEILGIPPFVQPMLLYTLLALFLFNPTKTLRREARFWALRVLGRIFCAPFFYVGFADFWLADQLNSLHTVFLDFQYFVCFYVQNSSWTDVTDAETCIMRELSMRPFVACLPAWFRFAQCLRRYRDTKEAFPHLINAAKYATSFFVVVFSYLHLTNSILLLLCDNRGLHTSFWMGIFFIAHGNGIRTRRLDGFHSSTVGSIQLYEAYINK from the exons atgaaatttacggAGCACTTGAGTGCTCATATTACGCCAGAATGGAGAaaacaatatgtaaattatgag GAAATGAAAGCATTACTCTATGCAGCGGTTGAGCAGGCGCCAACAGCAGATACTACAGAGTCACATGTATTAGAgcgttattttaataaatttgacgAGAAGTTTTTCCATTACTGTGACAAAGAattagcaaaaataaatacattttattcag AAAAACTTGCAGAGGCTACACGTAGATTTGCAGCTCTGAATAACGAGCTAAGCGAAATATTATCAGTTTCTGAAGATAAACAGGCAAACCGTAAAATTCGTTATCGTAATAATATCCTACACAAAAAACCAGTCTCTGCGCGTAAACTTCAAGAGCTGAAATTGGccttttctgaattttatctttttctcattttactTCAGAACTATCAGAATCTTAATTTTACTGGATTtagaaagatattaaaaaaacatgataaa CTTTTAAACATAGACCTTGGGGCAAAATGGAAAGCAGAACATGTAGATACAGCATTATTTCACACGCACAAAGATATAGATAGACTTATCGCAGAAACAGAAGCATTGGTTACTCGCGATTTGGAACATGGGGACAGACAAAGAGCCATGAAACGTTTAAGAGTCCCTCCACTCGGAGAACAACTTTCTCCGTGGGTTACATTTAAAGTTGGAATTTTTTCTGGTGCTTTCATTGTGCTTCTTATAGCAGTAATACTTTCGG GTGTATGGTATAGGGATAACAATAATTGGCGAGTTTTATGTAGATTATATCGTGGACCACTTCTTATGattcagtttctttttctgatGGGTATAAATGTCTATGGTTGGAGGTCTTCCGGTGTAAATCacgttttaatattcgaacTTGATCCTCGAAATCACCTATCGGAACAG CACATTATTGAAATGGCAAGCGTGTTTGGATTAGTTTGGTCTTTATCGATTTTGGGTTTCTTGTACAGTGAAATATTAGGAATACCGCCGTTTGTTCAACCC ATGTTGCTGTATACATTATTAgccttatttttattcaatccAACGAAGACGTTACGACGAGAGGCAAGATTTTGGGCACTTCGTGTCCTAGGCAGAATATTTTGCGCTCCATTTTTTTATGTCGGATTTGCTGATTTCTGGCTCGCCGATCAACTAAATTCTCTTCACACCGTCTTCCTAGATTTCCAGTATTTTGTTTGCTTTTACGTGCAAAATTCTTCATGGACCGACGTAACTG ACGCAGAAACTTGTATAATGCGCGAATTATCGATGAGACCGTTTGTGGCTTGCTTACCAGCATGGTTTCGATTCGCGCAATGTTTGCGACGATACAGGGACACGAAAGAAGCTTTTCCGCATCTTATAAACGCGGCGAAATATGCTACCAGTTTCTTTGTTGTTGTTTTCTCCTATCTACATTTAACTAATTCTA TACTATTATTACTTTGCGATAATCGAGGACTTCATACTTCGTTTTGGATGGGCATTTTCTTTATCGCTCACGGAAATGGGATACGTACACGCAGACTTGATGGTTTCCATAGTAGCACCGTTGGAAGTATTCAG TTATACGAAGCCTATATCAACAAATAA